Genomic window (Poecile atricapillus isolate bPoeAtr1 chromosome 10, bPoeAtr1.hap1, whole genome shotgun sequence):
GTGAACTTTGAGACTGTCTGCGAAGCGCGGCCGGGGAGCGCTGGGCCGGAGCTCCCGGCGCGGAGGCGGGAGCGGGCGCTGGAAATGCACCGGCCGCGTTTGGCCGCTCTGCCCCGCCGAGCGGCCCCGGCAGCGCGGGCGCAAAGTCCCCGCGCCCTGCCCCGGGCCTCCGACCAGCGCCGAGCTTCCTCGGCGGGACTCACCCCGGGCTCAGCGCCCGCCGAGCtcgaggcggcggcgggaggggggaaggggggccCAGGAGTGCGGGGCACTCTCCCCGCGGTGCGGCGGCTCCCGGGGGCGGGCGGGAGGTCGGCTGCGCCCGGCCGGGGCGCTGGGAGCCGGCTGCGCGGCGGTCAAAGGTTCCCAGCAGGAGGCTGGACACTAGAGGGCGATCCCCGGCCCTGCTGTGGGCTGTATATATACGGCACGCAGGACCGCGGCAGCCCACTAGCAACAGGGCAGGCAGCgagcggagcggggctgggccgggggACGGGCTCCGGGCGCACCGAGCCGTGCCGCGCTGCGCCCTGCCGCGACATTGCTAcagccgccgccgctgccgtcCCGTCCGAAACCTGGATTGCAGGAGCCCTTCACCATGCCCGGCAGACTGTAGTTGCTTCATGGAGCAAGCCAATTTCTACGAGGTCGATTCCCGGCCCCCGATGAGCAGCGGCCAGCACCACCAGCTCCAGACTCCCCTGCCCGGCAGCACCTACAGCTACAGAGAGGCTTCCTCGGCGGCGGCACCTGCTGCGGGCGGCGCGGAGCTCGGCGATATCTGCGAGAACGAGAACTCCATCGACATCAGCGCCTACATCGACCCCGCCGCTTTCAACGACGAGTTCCTGGCCGACCTCTTCCAGCACaacaagcagcaggagaaagccAAGGCCATCCTGGCCGGGGATTTCGACTTCCACACCATGCATGGGGCCGGCGCCGCCGCCTCGGCGCCGGGGCACCAGCcgcagcaccaccagcagccgCTCTTCGGCTGCGTGGCCGGCTACATGGACGGCAAGCTCGACCCCCTGTACGAGCGCATCGCCGCGCCGGGCTTGCGGCCGCTGGTGATCAAGCAGGAGCCccgcgaggaggaggaggtgaagTCGGCGGCCCTCTCGGCCCTCTATCCCCATCACGCCCCGCAGCAGCACCCGTCCCACCTCCAGTACCAGATCGCCCACTGCGCCCAGACCACCATGCACCTCCAGCCCGGGCAGCCCACGCCGCCCCCCACGCCCGTGCCCAGCCCGCACCACCCGCACCACCCGCACCCTCCCGGCGGCCTGCCCGCCGCGGGCACCCTCAAGATGATGCCCTCGGACCACCGGAGCAAATCGAAAAAGACAGTGGACAAGAACAGCAACGAGTACCGGGTGCGCCGGGAGCGCAACAACATCGCGGTGCGCAAGAGCCGGGACAAGGCCAAGCAGCGCAATGTGGAGAcgcagcagaaggtgctggagcTCACCACCGACAACGAGCGGCTGCGCAAGCGGGTGGAGCAGCTCACCCGGGAGCTGGAGACTCTGCGGGGCATCTTCAGGCAGCTGCCCGAGAGCTCGCTGGTGAAGGCCATGGGCAGCTGCGCCTAGCGCCGTGCCGGGACCGGCCGGGCTGCCCTGGCCGCGCATAGATACTCTATGTACCGGCGCCCGGCAAGCGCCGCGGGGAGGGGAAtggggggttgttttggttttgttttgtttcgtTTGTTTTTTATCGATTCACGACCTATACAAGAAGCCAGGCAGCTCTAGTATTAAAAGGTTTGTGCCTTAGAGATGACATACAAATAAGCTGAAAACATGGTGGGTTTTCTAAGGAGGAAGGCAAGGggaagaaagaattaaaagacCACGTGTCTACACAGGGTAAattacagtaataataataataataataataacaacaacaacagtaATAAAGCACACGTAGCAACCCAGATGTGCCTTAAaagctggctgcaggagctctggggctTACAATGCCCTCCAGCCTTGCAGGGTGCGAGGAGAAGGACAGAGGGGCGTGCAGGCTCGAggtttggggtgtctggggtgTCCTGCCAGACCCCTTGCAGCTGGCCTGcagtgcagcaggcaggagcagctttggGGAAGTCAGCGCTGAGGACTTGAGGCTGAGAGATGTGCAGCACTGGACGCCGttgggagcactgaggtgtggGGCAGCCAGCAGACTGCTGCCAGGACTGTCgcagcctggctgggctgccTCTGCCGAGCCCCGTCCCCTGCCTTGGCTGGGAGCGGGACAAGGGGCCGGGACCGCTGCAGGACCGATGGACAGCCTGGGACTGATGGAGCAGCGGCTTGCAAGAGTACGGTGAGCTCTCTCCATCGAAAGAAAGAGCAGCAATGTCTTGTACTGTATGTCACGACGTGGCGAAGCACAAATGAATAAATACCTATTGATGCGGGTATTTACTATGAACTTTCAGTGTATTTTGCTTTATTCCAGGACATCTAGCTCTTCTCCAAGTCTCTGTCTGCCCAAACTGTGCCTCATGTAATGTGAAAGCCGTTCCGTGTACACTAGCTATACTTTATTGCCTTACTTAGATCTTTGCCATCACACAACTTTCTTATCTGGTGACAGAGACTATGCCCTTGTGCTGCAAcgttattttattatttgtatggGTGGGTGAGTATGAGTGTGTGTTGCCTTCTTCACATTGTCCTGTATTGGCTGCTGCCTCTCAACCCCAAGGCAGGAGTGCCTGGCACGGGTTGTGGGGCTGCAGGATGCCTGGTGTGGGGCAAGGAGGCTtgtccctggtgctgctgcaccTTTGGACTCTGGAGCTTCTCCCAGagtgagagaaaaataaacaaacaaacaggcCCCCTGGGCATTCTGGTAGCCATGCGGAACATTTCTTCCTTGTGTCGTAGCTGCGTAACAGTTTGTCCAACTGAAGAAAGTCTTGACAAGAGAGAACAAGGTGGATGGAGCTGTTTGGAAGCATGACAGTGAGAGCACAGTGCTGGCagcatgtgtatgtgtgtgcagtgtgtgtgtatgGTATGTATACGTGTATGTATATGCACACACATTGGTgcgttggtttttttttttaatgggggGGGGAACTGCATATAAAATTTGTCAGAAGCCCTGGTTACCTTCATAAATAAACAGCATATATTCTACCATAATGATCCGCCTCTCTGCTTGTTTCCAGTCCTTCTCCTGTAGCAGGAGTGCAAAAGCTCTCTTCTTCCTCCAGACCAGCATCCAGCTCTCCACCGACTTCTGCATCCCCTGCCGGGGCTGGTGACTGAAACGCGTTAATGGAGTGCAACTCCCCGGTTTTCGCCCCAGAGAAATAAATACACGGTTGCCTTTAAGAGAACGGCAATTTCCTAAACGCTTGCGGTGGCAGATGTGTGCCCGTGAGTCACGCCTCGCTTCACCCTTTACCCcgccgcggccgggccgggggcctGTGGGCGGGCTGTGGGGCCGGGAGGGACGAGGGAGGCGCCGAGTGCCGAGGACACACAGCCCGCCCGCTCCCCCGGGCCCGCCCGGCCGGGACAACGCGGGTCTCAGCGGGACAAGCCCGGGGCCCGGCGGAAAGAGGCGGCGGGCAGGCCCGGGTCCCGCTCGGCCGGCAGCACCGCCGCTGCCCGTCCCTTCCCGGCCGGACGCAGCCCTCCCCTTCCCCGGGGAGTTTCGCTCCCGGGGTCGGGCCCAGAGGCACCGCCTCGGAGCCCTCGGTGCGGGCGGGACGCGGGGCAGGGCGAGGGGCAGGCGAGGGGCAGCCGTGAGGGGAGAGGTGGCTCCGCCTGGGCCGTCCCGTCCCGGAGCTGCCCCGTGGGGGCGGCCGGCCCTGAGGTGAAATGTCCCCCGGCGTGTGGCGCAGGGCCCGGGCGCCCTGTGAGGGATCCGCGGGGTCTCGGGGCGCCGCCCGCCCTTCTCTCCGGCGGGGCTTGGTGCCCGGGCGGGCGGCCCAGGACTGCGCTGGGACTGCGCCTCAGGCGTGCGAGGGAAAGCGGCCCCTGGCCCCCAGCAGCGGCTGGCTCCACCTTCACCCTGGAGGGGCATCCAGCCGGGACAGCCACGATCCCCCCACAGCTCACTGCTCCATGGTGTGCCCACTGCCCTCATGTTGGGTATGCCCAGCGCGGcacatcacagcagaaattaaaCACCCCAGAGAGAGAGATCTGCATCCACGAGTGTGTGCCCCGGCCATGCGGGAGCTGTGGGGGAGAGCCTGGGCTCCCGAAGCGCCCGAGGCTGGTGCGGCTGCAGCCCCCGAGCCCCGCTGGCCCTGGGCTGGCTGCCGTGGGCCGGGGCTTTGCCTCTGCCAGGGGGGGCTCATGTTGGGCCCTGAGCGGGAGCGAGGGAAGGTgaagctgcttttcccaaaTCCACTGTGATGGTGTCTGCATTTGTCTGCTCATTGCTTGGGAGGGATGAAAGATAAATGTAAATCGGGATCAAGGATTTCACTTTTCAGTTAAATGTGCGTCCTAGGGCCCTGAGCTAGTAATTTTCCAAGGAGAGAGTTAAGTTCTAGTGGTGTTGGGCAAAAATAATGACTTTTACTtgtgcttccttccttccccagccctgcagagctgtacACCCGTTGGGTAGGATGTGCCTTACTGAGTAATGCTGTCCAGCGTGTAAAGTGGGGAAATGCTGTTATCATTAGAGCAAAGATTATTGCAGGGTATATGTGGGAGGGACTGTAATCTAGTGGTTAGAGCATGGGAATACAGTCCTGGTTGTTTGAGTTACGTTCTGAACTGTGACTcaccgtgtgtgtgtgtgtgtgtgtggtttcaGCAAATCATTTATGGCCTCACAAAGCAGATTTTACCATTAATTTAAATGAACTGTAGATTAAACTAGTCTTCAGTGGCAGAAGAatcagccattctgtgattcaagaGTAAGATCACCTGTCTACCACGTAGGTGTTTCAATAGTTATATAAACACAGAATGCCCTGGAATACTACGAAGGGTAAATTATTGATAGCAGAAAAGTGTTTAGAGAACTTTCCTTAAACACAGTGCCAAAGTGAGCAGTGTTCTCTAATCCTAACCCTAACTGTAGGCTGAGCCCTCGACAAGGCCCTCAGTCATGGCTCAGACAAAACAGTTCTTACAGCACGGAGCTTTCTGCAGTTTCTATGTGCTCTTTGCAGACTGCCTTTTGCTTtggcagccccatcccagcccttcccagctgcagatctgcattttctcttcctttcaaaCCAAACCCTTACCCTGGCACATACAGCTGAGCCTTCAAAAAGTCCCTAAGTCATTGCTCAGATGAAAAATGTTCTGTGAGTGACATGTCCAGGAGCGAGTGCCTTAGCGCCAGGGTCAAAGCCTGCAgtcctgcagtgctccaggctcaCATGTGACACAGTGCATTGCCTGTTTCAGCACTATTTGGGCATGTACTACACAAGCTGGATGGTGGAAAAGATTTTATGCACTGTCCACTCCAAGTATCAGCAGacagagctggaagggacctctggggACTGTCTGGAGCAGCACTCTGGTATGAGCacagtctgtgctgctgcagaggatggcaggcagcagctctgcagtgctgtggcaCACACGGGTGAGTGTGGCCAGGGACTCTTCTCACATGTGGCACTTCCACTCACCCCCCTGCACACAGGCACCCTGCACCGAGATTAGCCTGGCAGGGACAAAGGCTTGATTGGCTCTGGCTCTGGGAGGGTGCTGTGGGTGTTTGTACTCTGCAACATTTGTCTTCATGACTGCtgggtggtttttggttttCCCACTGGGCTTGTTCCTTTTatacacagcacagctgcattGCTGCCAAGCCTGTACTCGTCCTGCCTCACTAGAGGGGCTGTGCAATCCTTCCTCTTGCACCCCTGTCCCTCACCAGTCCCAGAcatggggctggggacatggaggggggGTGAGGCAGGGGGTTGGGCACCGACTGAGGCTGAGCAAGTAATCACATGTCGAGGATGAAGGGAGTAGTTGTCTGCTAGCACTGTGTACAGAGTTGAGAGATTGCTCATGACCATGGCGAAGTCCTGCTGCAGGTTGGGGGGGTGGCAGAGGAATGTCATGATTTCTcagtcttttaatttttattgctgCCACAAGAGAATTGCCCCTGAGGAGCTTTCCTCATCTACCTGCTTCAGGAGTTTGGAGCAAAGGAACAAATTTCTACACTCGAGTGGGGCAATGAGAGATGCTTTGCTGGCAGGAGAAAGCAGGGGTTTTGCACTTACTGATTTGGGTTTACTGGTTGAATTGGCTTTGACCCAATTCAGTGGTGAAAAGGATGGCAAATATCTGAGTAAAGGGTGGAGAAACAGGCCCACTGCCCTGTCTTGGcgtaataaagtaaaaaaatgatGTTTTGTACATTGACACCTctggttttgtgtgtgtcttTCTTCCCCTGTAATCAAATCCATGTTTATACACATGAAATTGCATGAAATACAAACATCATACAAATATCAGTGTTACAGTGTGGTTTGCTGTATCATACATAAAATGCATACTGCGTTTTAAAGCCAAGACTTAGTAAAAATAAGCATATCACAAGAAACTTCAGAAGAACCAGAAAGTCTGTTCAGATATTCCTTCCAGTctgtattatattattattattttatggtACTACTACTCAGTCTGTGGAtccaaagagagaaaatcaaCCCATATCTCAAAGAGTTTATACCTTTGGTGGAAAACCAGCTTATGCTTACCTGATTGAACACCTGTATATCCAGATTAACTCAGTCTGTGTAAGTagcctgaaataaaaatcagctgTTTGGAATACAGACTTTTTTATGTCCTTTCCATTATTAGGTTGCTCCTTAGGTTGCCCCTCGTGGGGCAAAGGGAGTTATGTTTACATTACCTTTATTGCCAAGTACTTTGCTAGATACTTCCACAAACTCCCCTTCTATGCAGGAGAAATGGGCTGATGCCTTCAGGGCTATTTGGGTATACCTCTTTAATTGGAAGGGAATCCTCACAAAGGGAATCTGGTTAATTTACTCCCAGTAAGTGCAATTCTCTTAGTTTAACACCATCCTATTTTACTGCAGTATTGCATCTTGCCTCTGAAATTAATAGGCAACCACAGAGAAAGACAGGTCTGGCAGAATGGAAGTTAGGCATCATATTATCCCATGAGTCATATACATGCAGAGAACCAAACAAGTGTCAGCCAATGGCTTTGAGCCCAAAATAtgtcaaagaggagatgagtaTCTTCATTTGTATTAAGTAGATAGAAGGCTTGTTGCCGTTCCCATTAGACAGGTTGGAGTTGTGccactgacttcagtgggaaCAGGATTGTGCCCATGTGGTAGAAGCTGGCTCTGGTTACCTGCACTGACTGTATTTTCTGTGTGGCAGGGCAACTTATATTTTAACAACAGTTCTTTGTCAACAGAGAGATTCAAGACCTCCCCTAGTTTTAGGCATGACTCTTTATTAGTTTGATGACTTGACTTCTACAAAATGTGAGAATGCTCAATAAAAGGCAGCGATGAATGCTTTCCTGAGCACAGCTTCACTGACAACTGGATAGGAATTAGCACAGAACCTTTTCTAGAGGGGTTTTGTGATTTTTAGttgtttacatttaaaataaagagcCACATTTAGGAATTAACTCTGCTTTAGACATTCAAACTACTTTCTCTGGCAAAATCATTTTGAAGTTAGGGAAAATCTTGGCTGAATAGATGCCTCAAAACATTTCAGAACTTTCTTGAATACTGTGGAAATTTTGTGTCTCAGTTTTCTCACTGTGGGTATTCTTTCTTCAGCTCCTAATGCATCTGGCTGTAGACTTGCCTCAAGAACCAAATGACTCTTGAGCTGCTATTACATATTAGAGCCACCATATGATTTGTATTCAAGTCCCTCAGGGAGGGGGGACTATGTGAATAACAGTAAGTGCACACAAAAAAGCAACTCTGAGATCAGGGCTGAATGCCAGATCTGCTGTGGCCACTAAGTGTCACATATTCTAGTTCTTATATAAAAGCTTATTATCAGTTCTGTCATGTAAATctttctttcttatattgttGTTTATACATTAGGGTTTTATTTGCTGTGGTGGAACCATGTTCAGTTTGGTGGACTGGGAAAGTATCTTCCCtaactttttaaaagttatgTTCACATTTTTATTGATATGTCAGTTCAGTTAAAATGCTGATGACAGAGTCAGGCTGAAATGAATGTTGTTGATTCATAATTGTGCAAATTAGCATTTAGACTTCTCATAATCTAATATAAAATTTGAAAGGCTATGTGCCACTGATGTTTGCTTCATTCCAGTCAGAAACCCTCCTGTGCTTACTGGAACTCATGCTAAATATCAAAAGAATGGGATTGCCAGAGTTTTCATACCAAAAATTTCTTGACCTATCTTATTATTTGTTACAGAATTGGCttattcaaattttttttctggagttcCTGTTGACTGGAATAAAACTGCTATTTGATTCCCTAGACTGCAGTCTTAAGAGTAACACTGTGTATTTGGTTTGCTAAGTGAGGAATGTATGTAACAACTCTAGTGGCAACATTTATTTGGAGAAGTCAGTCTATGATTTCCACAGGACAGCACCAAGTTCTGATTTTAAGTGAACATGTAGgcaatgtaaataaataaagctcCAGGTATACTGATTTCTGTTTGCATTGTGAGTAATAACATTTACAAATATCACATCAACAATTCTGAGTTGATAAAAACAGTCTAAAGGCAACCTTTGCTAAGGGAAATTCCAAGTGGATTTCATGAGCCCCATAGCAATATATTGATTATTATATAATATGTGAAGAATACAATTcatggttttaatttatttcatgtaaTATATTTTGTAATGGGATTACCAAGTGCTTTAggaaatatgatttttttagCTATCAGTAATATAACTAACTTTTATTAGCCAATTTGTATATGGATTATTTCCTTAGAATTTTAAACAGCAGCAGATATTTCTTGACAAGACTGATGTTCATCATGACTTTTGCTCAGTAGCTGGATGTATTCCTCAGTGTTACATCAGTGATCTGAGTTATCCCTGCAAGAGCTCATGTGCAGCCATGTATCCATTCAGTAGAGTGAAATTTGCTCTTTCTCTTTCAGTAGCCAATAGAAGAAGATTTTaagtaatgaaaacattttgggGTTCAGCTGGACAGTATGTATTTTGGTATTTGTGTTTTGTGCCCACAACTGAGCAATGATTTTTAGAGGCTTACATACTTTAATGCAAAATGCCCATCATGGAATACAGGTATCTTTGATTTTGCTGGGCATTCCTGGTTGGCCTGGAGGAGCTTTCTGGAAGCACATGGAGTTTTGTCCACCTTTTCTTGTAGGATATGCTGTTAATAGAGAGAAAGTTTACATACTGATGTGGCTGCTCCTCCTTTGCAGATGCAAATGCAGCTGACAATGATGGAAACTGTTCTGGtgccctgcctctgcctgtTCTCACTGCAGCAGGGACTGTGCTTAGGAATGACTGAGGAAAAAGGTCAGAGCAAATGAGCATAGAAAGACCCTTCACAtgagcctggcagtgctgtctCCAGTGCTTCTGTATGTGTAAAACACACGTGAATGAGCAGGTTTTCCTTCACCAGTGTGGTGCTACCAGTGAGCAGAAGCATAAATGTCACTGGAGACAAGGAGGAATGtatttggaagaaaatgttATGCTGAGAGAAGGTTGGAgaagacaggagaaaaaaagctgCAGTTAGGATGTGAGGCTATTTAGAGTTTAATTCTACCAGTGGCAAAATTAGCATTGAGTTTAACTGGACTGGGAGCAAATGTTCAAGGacaaaaatccaggaaaaggagaaaaagggtccaagagagagaaaatggacATTGCTCTTGGAGGGCCTAGCACTTGAAAAGCCTGGGCATGTCTTTGTGCTTGCTGATGGCAGGCAGGGTGTAGGCGTGCTGAGcctactttatttttttagctttcATGCTATAGAACATAATTTGTTTATTtagaaaagcatatttttgccCCAGACAGAGTCATTTCCCGTGAAAAGCAAAAGTGCTCTTGCTGGAGGACTTCTGGGTATTATGAAATATGAGAACACCAAGAAAAGTTGCAGAAAGTTTTTGAAAACATATGGGAATCCTTCCCTCCATTTCTTTCATCAACAAGAGTCCCACCCATAATTCCAATGTGATGGTAGAGCAGAGTAAGGTAATTCAGTTTTGGAGTATGTTCACATCCCGAGCACTGCTTTATGATGCACAATATGGATTATAAGAGGAGGAAACTCATGGGTGTTCTTTTCCTCCACACATTAAACACGTCAGACTGGCTAGCAGCTATCACATTAACACATATCTCAAAACTGGGAAACAGGCTTTTATGGATCATTTATCAGTAAAAGTGGGCTTGTTGTCACAGGGCTTAAAATGCAAAGGTTAGCTGTGATATTGCCATTTTGGCAAACCTGTCCCACAAGCCACTGTGAATCCCAGGGATAACATTTGCATGGCTGTGTGTCTATGGTGCAGCTAATTAGTGCATATTGTTGTTGCAGTTCATATGAAAATTATTCTTACAGGCTGAAAACCTGGCACATTGTTACACATACAAATTGATCTGTTTACATCTCTGTAAGCTTTTCTGATTTGTACACACAAAAACAAGCTTTCAGGGAAATCTTGCATTATGATTAAAATACAGGTCAAAagatcaaaaatattttcaagccaagttttattttctggggATCAAAATGCATAAGCTGTACTAGAGTTCCTTCTAAAATAAGCCTTATATATTTCATGGGTGGCTGCATTAGCAGAGCCTATAATCTGTTGGCAGTTATTGCTTATAGACCTTtgtaatttcagtaattttatgTAGTAATAAATGGCTCATAGGCAGCTCCCTCTTCTTTGCCAAAGTAATAATGCTGACTGTAGAAtcaggaagggaggagaggagaggagaggagaggagaggagaggagaggagaggagaggagaggagaggagaggagaggagaggagaggagaggagaggagaggagaggagaggagaggagaggagaggagaggagaggagaggagaggagaggagaggagaggagaggagaggagaggagaggagaggagaggagaggagaggagaggagaggagaggagaggagaggagaggagaggagaggagaggagaggaaaaaagaaagaaaataagaaaaaaaaagaaaagaaaaaagaaaagaaaaaagaaaagaaaagaaaagaaaagaaaagaaaagaaaagaaaagaaaagaaaagaaaagaaaagaaaagaaaagaaaagaaaagaaaagaaaagaaaagaaaagaaaagaaaagaaaagaaaaaaaaagaaaagaagaaaagatgatatttgagggtttttttccctaaaatttaTGTCTCATTCCTTTAGCTTAGTACACTTGAGCTTGGGTTTGAAATTTTGCCTGTGTTCatgatttttgataaaaaaagatctttttctCAGGCCAGGGAAACATGGTTTGCCTTGAGAACTGTGATCACATGGTGAGCTGGTGATGTTGCTGGATATCACCTTGCACAGCAAGGCAGAGCTGATGTCTGAGTCAGGCAGTGCAGATGTACCTGCACTGCTGCACGTgcccggggtgtccccaggacaATCAGTGCTCCTTTGGTCCATGTGCTGGATGGAAAGATTCACCATGTGTGAATGTGAGGACAGCCCAATATTTCCAAGGCAATTCTTGTTTAGCAGTGCACaggagtcactgggagtcagAGGATGGGGGCAGTGTGCCAGACACCATCCAGGGCATGGCAGAGTAACAAGGCCAGACTACCTTAACTGTGAAAGAGTGACTCAGCTGTTTCTTCAAagttttctgtttcagcagAATATTTTCCCACTATGCTAACAGCTTTTCCACCCACGTATTGTATATGTGGCTTTGTGCCACGGAGGTATTTTAGGATTATGAAGCCTAGTGTAAAATTATAAAGTTAGGTGTGAAAAAAAGGTGCCTTCTGGATCTTAAAATGTATAGATTGTGTAGAGTGTAGGGAGTAGGCATGCCTTTGAAAAACTCAGGATGTGCAGGAGGTGTATTCCCATCTATCATTtatctggttttatttattcaCCAGAACCTAGTCAATTATATTTTCAGACAACCTGCATTAACAGAAATAGAATTACTGAAAAATCACCCCAAAGTTATGGCATTGTTTCTACCACGGGGCACAGTCATTCACGTACTTGGTATATTCTGGTCTATTTTTGGTCCTGTGAGTGTATGGCATTCCCAAaaaaagaattcccaaattcttcCTCTGCAGGGAAAGTAAGAGAGATACAAAGGGAATTAAgcctaataaaataaaaaaaggtttctTAATCTGTCAAGTGTATTGCAATATTGAATGAATTACTGTACTCAGCTGAAGATGAAATTGGATGGAGTGTGCTTGTAATATTA
Coding sequences:
- the CEBPA gene encoding CCAAT/enhancer-binding protein alpha gives rise to the protein MEQANFYEVDSRPPMSSGQHHQLQTPLPGSTYSYREASSAAAPAAGGAELGDICENENSIDISAYIDPAAFNDEFLADLFQHNKQQEKAKAILAGDFDFHTMHGAGAAASAPGHQPQHHQQPLFGCVAGYMDGKLDPLYERIAAPGLRPLVIKQEPREEEEVKSAALSALYPHHAPQQHPSHLQYQIAHCAQTTMHLQPGQPTPPPTPVPSPHHPHHPHPPGGLPAAGTLKMMPSDHRSKSKKTVDKNSNEYRVRRERNNIAVRKSRDKAKQRNVETQQKVLELTTDNERLRKRVEQLTRELETLRGIFRQLPESSLVKAMGSCA